From Pagrus major chromosome 6, Pma_NU_1.0, one genomic window encodes:
- the uba3 gene encoding NEDD8-activating enzyme E1 catalytic subunit isoform X1: MNLLLFSLFREKKRRRVVELTEKMVVDGGHGHNCEWEGRWNHVKKFLERSGPFTHPDFEPSTESLQFMLDTCKILVIGAGGLGCELLKDLALSGFRNIHVVDMDTIDISNLNRQFLFRGKDVGRPKADVAADFINSRIPGCCVVPHFKKIQDLDETFYRQFHIIVCGLDSVVARRWMNGMLLSLLVYEDGVLDPGSIIPLIDGGTEGFKGNARVILPGMTACIDCTLELYPPQVNFPMCTIASMPRLPEHCIEYVRMLLWPKEKPFGDGVVLDGDDPEHIQWVYQRSLERAAEFNITGVTYRLTQGVVKRIIPAVASTNAVIAAACATEVFKIASSAFIPLNNYMVFNDVEGLYTYTFEAERKENCSACSQVPLDLHLSPSSKLQEVLDYLTESASLQMKSPAITATVEGKNKTLYLQSVASIEQRTRPNLSKTLKELGLADGQELAVADVTTPQTMLFRLCFTS, from the exons ATGAACcttcttttattctctctttttagggagaagaaaagaaggagagtAGTGGAGCTGACTGAGAA GATGGTGGTTGATGGAGGACATGGACATAACTGTGAGTGGGAGGGTCGATGGAACCACGTCAAAAAGTTTCTGGAAAGATCGGGACCCTTCACACATCCTGACTTTGAACCCAGCACAGAG TCATTGCAGTTTATGTTAGATACCTGCAAAATCCTGGTCATTGGTGCTGGAGGCCTGGGATGTGAGCTTCTGAAAGACCTG GCTTTATCTGGCTTTCGCAACATTCATGTTGTTGACATGGACACCATTGACATTTCAAACCTGAATCGACAGTTCCTCTTTAG GGGAAAAGATGTAGGTCGGCCCAAGGCAGACGTTGCAGCTGATTTCATCAACAGCCGCATACCTGGATGCTGTGTAGTCCC ACATTTTAAGAAAATTCAAGACTTAGATGAAACGTTCTACAGAC AGTTCCATATAATTGTGTGTGGACTAGACTCTGTAGTTGCCAGGAGGTGGATGAATGGTATGCTG CTGTCTTTGCTGGTGTATGAGGATGGTGTGTTGGACCCAGGTTCCATCATTCCTCTGATTGATGGTGGGACCGAAGGCTTTAAAGGCAACGCCAGAGTCATTCTCCCTGGTATGACCGCCTGCATCGACTGTACCCTTGAGCTTTATCCTCCTCAG GTCAACTTCCCCATGTGCACAATCGCCTCCATGCCTCGTTTGCCGGAACATTGCATTGAGTATGTCCGGATGCTGCTGTGGCCCAAGGAGAAACCCTTTGGAG ATGGTGTTGTCCTGGATGGAGATGACCCAGAGCACATCCAGTGGGTGTACCAGAGATCTCTGGAGAGGGCAGCAGAGTTCAACATAACAGGAGTCACATACAGACTAACCCAGG GTGTTGTTAAGAGGATAATTCCAGCCGTAGCGTCTACGAATGCTGTCATAGCTG CTGCTTGCGCAACCGAGGTCTTCAAAATAGCATCAAG TGCCTTCATACCTCTTAATAACTACATGGTCTTTAATGACGTTGAAGGCCTGTACACCTACACTTTTGAAGCAGAACGGAAG GAAAACTGTTCAGCCTGCAGCCAAGTACCTCTGGACTTGCACCTTTCTCCATCTTCCAAACTCCAGGAGGTGTTGGACTACCTGACTGAGAGTGCCTCTCT aCAAATGAAATCACCGGCTATAACAGCAACAGTAGAaggaaagaacaaaacattatatttacaG tctgTTGCATCAATTGAGCAGAGGACGCGGCCAAATCTGTCAAAAACGCTGAAGG AGCTGGGGCTGGCTGACGGGCAAGAGCTGGCTGTAGCTGATGTCACCACACCCCAGACCATGTTGTTCAGACTCTGCTTTACCTCATAG
- the uba3 gene encoding NEDD8-activating enzyme E1 catalytic subunit isoform X2 has translation MADADEPEKKRRRVVELTEKMVVDGGHGHNCEWEGRWNHVKKFLERSGPFTHPDFEPSTESLQFMLDTCKILVIGAGGLGCELLKDLALSGFRNIHVVDMDTIDISNLNRQFLFRGKDVGRPKADVAADFINSRIPGCCVVPHFKKIQDLDETFYRQFHIIVCGLDSVVARRWMNGMLLSLLVYEDGVLDPGSIIPLIDGGTEGFKGNARVILPGMTACIDCTLELYPPQVNFPMCTIASMPRLPEHCIEYVRMLLWPKEKPFGDGVVLDGDDPEHIQWVYQRSLERAAEFNITGVTYRLTQGVVKRIIPAVASTNAVIAAACATEVFKIASSAFIPLNNYMVFNDVEGLYTYTFEAERKENCSACSQVPLDLHLSPSSKLQEVLDYLTESASLQMKSPAITATVEGKNKTLYLQSVASIEQRTRPNLSKTLKELGLADGQELAVADVTTPQTMLFRLCFTS, from the exons ATGGCGGACGCGGATGAGCC ggagaagaaaagaaggagagtAGTGGAGCTGACTGAGAA GATGGTGGTTGATGGAGGACATGGACATAACTGTGAGTGGGAGGGTCGATGGAACCACGTCAAAAAGTTTCTGGAAAGATCGGGACCCTTCACACATCCTGACTTTGAACCCAGCACAGAG TCATTGCAGTTTATGTTAGATACCTGCAAAATCCTGGTCATTGGTGCTGGAGGCCTGGGATGTGAGCTTCTGAAAGACCTG GCTTTATCTGGCTTTCGCAACATTCATGTTGTTGACATGGACACCATTGACATTTCAAACCTGAATCGACAGTTCCTCTTTAG GGGAAAAGATGTAGGTCGGCCCAAGGCAGACGTTGCAGCTGATTTCATCAACAGCCGCATACCTGGATGCTGTGTAGTCCC ACATTTTAAGAAAATTCAAGACTTAGATGAAACGTTCTACAGAC AGTTCCATATAATTGTGTGTGGACTAGACTCTGTAGTTGCCAGGAGGTGGATGAATGGTATGCTG CTGTCTTTGCTGGTGTATGAGGATGGTGTGTTGGACCCAGGTTCCATCATTCCTCTGATTGATGGTGGGACCGAAGGCTTTAAAGGCAACGCCAGAGTCATTCTCCCTGGTATGACCGCCTGCATCGACTGTACCCTTGAGCTTTATCCTCCTCAG GTCAACTTCCCCATGTGCACAATCGCCTCCATGCCTCGTTTGCCGGAACATTGCATTGAGTATGTCCGGATGCTGCTGTGGCCCAAGGAGAAACCCTTTGGAG ATGGTGTTGTCCTGGATGGAGATGACCCAGAGCACATCCAGTGGGTGTACCAGAGATCTCTGGAGAGGGCAGCAGAGTTCAACATAACAGGAGTCACATACAGACTAACCCAGG GTGTTGTTAAGAGGATAATTCCAGCCGTAGCGTCTACGAATGCTGTCATAGCTG CTGCTTGCGCAACCGAGGTCTTCAAAATAGCATCAAG TGCCTTCATACCTCTTAATAACTACATGGTCTTTAATGACGTTGAAGGCCTGTACACCTACACTTTTGAAGCAGAACGGAAG GAAAACTGTTCAGCCTGCAGCCAAGTACCTCTGGACTTGCACCTTTCTCCATCTTCCAAACTCCAGGAGGTGTTGGACTACCTGACTGAGAGTGCCTCTCT aCAAATGAAATCACCGGCTATAACAGCAACAGTAGAaggaaagaacaaaacattatatttacaG tctgTTGCATCAATTGAGCAGAGGACGCGGCCAAATCTGTCAAAAACGCTGAAGG AGCTGGGGCTGGCTGACGGGCAAGAGCTGGCTGTAGCTGATGTCACCACACCCCAGACCATGTTGTTCAGACTCTGCTTTACCTCATAG
- the uba3 gene encoding NEDD8-activating enzyme E1 catalytic subunit isoform X4 has protein sequence MSCCELMVVDGGHGHNCEWEGRWNHVKKFLERSGPFTHPDFEPSTESLQFMLDTCKILVIGAGGLGCELLKDLALSGFRNIHVVDMDTIDISNLNRQFLFRGKDVGRPKADVAADFINSRIPGCCVVPHFKKIQDLDETFYRQFHIIVCGLDSVVARRWMNGMLLSLLVYEDGVLDPGSIIPLIDGGTEGFKGNARVILPGMTACIDCTLELYPPQVNFPMCTIASMPRLPEHCIEYVRMLLWPKEKPFGDGVVLDGDDPEHIQWVYQRSLERAAEFNITGVTYRLTQGVVKRIIPAVASTNAVIAAACATEVFKIASSAFIPLNNYMVFNDVEGLYTYTFEAERKENCSACSQVPLDLHLSPSSKLQEVLDYLTESASLQMKSPAITATVEGKNKTLYLQSVASIEQRTRPNLSKTLKELGLADGQELAVADVTTPQTMLFRLCFTS, from the exons ATGAGCTGCTGTGAATT GATGGTGGTTGATGGAGGACATGGACATAACTGTGAGTGGGAGGGTCGATGGAACCACGTCAAAAAGTTTCTGGAAAGATCGGGACCCTTCACACATCCTGACTTTGAACCCAGCACAGAG TCATTGCAGTTTATGTTAGATACCTGCAAAATCCTGGTCATTGGTGCTGGAGGCCTGGGATGTGAGCTTCTGAAAGACCTG GCTTTATCTGGCTTTCGCAACATTCATGTTGTTGACATGGACACCATTGACATTTCAAACCTGAATCGACAGTTCCTCTTTAG GGGAAAAGATGTAGGTCGGCCCAAGGCAGACGTTGCAGCTGATTTCATCAACAGCCGCATACCTGGATGCTGTGTAGTCCC ACATTTTAAGAAAATTCAAGACTTAGATGAAACGTTCTACAGAC AGTTCCATATAATTGTGTGTGGACTAGACTCTGTAGTTGCCAGGAGGTGGATGAATGGTATGCTG CTGTCTTTGCTGGTGTATGAGGATGGTGTGTTGGACCCAGGTTCCATCATTCCTCTGATTGATGGTGGGACCGAAGGCTTTAAAGGCAACGCCAGAGTCATTCTCCCTGGTATGACCGCCTGCATCGACTGTACCCTTGAGCTTTATCCTCCTCAG GTCAACTTCCCCATGTGCACAATCGCCTCCATGCCTCGTTTGCCGGAACATTGCATTGAGTATGTCCGGATGCTGCTGTGGCCCAAGGAGAAACCCTTTGGAG ATGGTGTTGTCCTGGATGGAGATGACCCAGAGCACATCCAGTGGGTGTACCAGAGATCTCTGGAGAGGGCAGCAGAGTTCAACATAACAGGAGTCACATACAGACTAACCCAGG GTGTTGTTAAGAGGATAATTCCAGCCGTAGCGTCTACGAATGCTGTCATAGCTG CTGCTTGCGCAACCGAGGTCTTCAAAATAGCATCAAG TGCCTTCATACCTCTTAATAACTACATGGTCTTTAATGACGTTGAAGGCCTGTACACCTACACTTTTGAAGCAGAACGGAAG GAAAACTGTTCAGCCTGCAGCCAAGTACCTCTGGACTTGCACCTTTCTCCATCTTCCAAACTCCAGGAGGTGTTGGACTACCTGACTGAGAGTGCCTCTCT aCAAATGAAATCACCGGCTATAACAGCAACAGTAGAaggaaagaacaaaacattatatttacaG tctgTTGCATCAATTGAGCAGAGGACGCGGCCAAATCTGTCAAAAACGCTGAAGG AGCTGGGGCTGGCTGACGGGCAAGAGCTGGCTGTAGCTGATGTCACCACACCCCAGACCATGTTGTTCAGACTCTGCTTTACCTCATAG
- the tmf1 gene encoding TATA element modulatory factor, whose protein sequence is MSWFNASHLSSFAKQALTSAQKSIDRVLDIKDEDQWSDTVVMPYDDVTLPGKLSLSGGWGLTQWEAPPEEKTTTPPPSSEAITTPVTRTVVDESENFFSAFLPPGDVQGVTKSQVVSVPPAKSQRRPQEKEKINNEDVVQNEVETLKSAPADTSHESQTVAESQPAELESSPAAPYADTVLLEAVSPVDSPSSDLPSNSDSKISIVKPDVGSTDSVDAKTEESQIPSENQAEQDTTDSSERSAVTEPKISTPSDPSPSPSSKEALTEHKDSKVEDRQNDTPSPPVSAFSSGTSTTSDIEVLDHESVLSESSASSRQETGEGKAGLHLMQGSFQLLTASTCGDFPRLEDYSKLTESCGSSSDAFERIDSFSVQSLDSRSVSEVNSDDEIPGSRTLASVTAGPAPLTVSSVCQKQEDGVVGNVGEEEEEEEEEEEEEEEEEGFTETMREQSMDEMEESGRSATPVNSEQPEELSEQEQGSEANITLCDPTSKAEEQITPPITEEMKGFSTVQILELQKVIDELSGRLEKRESQLLTVSKDKARLEEECDNLKDEVVSLKEESSTVQSLKDEFTQRIADAERKAQLACKERDIAKKEIKGLREELSTRLNSSDTLEIIREKEEQIRGLLEEGEKLSKQQLQHSNIIKKLRVKEKESDTKITKLQKKIKEQDEELRQLQQVLDGKEEVEKQHRENIKKLNTVVERQEKELSRLQTDSEELQEKNRSLQAALDNSYKELGELHKVNASRASEAEEAALSRDTQAKEQLSLALEKAQEEARLQQEALADQVADLRLALQRAEQQQARKEDYLREEISELQQRLQEAETRNQELSQSVTSATRPLLRQIENLQASLGGQTASWEKLEKNISDRLADAQTQLAVAVEKERSATEELLSIRSQLASLESQNSLVRQEKARLLAQLEAEKNKKEKLEDESNREHVELENLRGEHNRMLEDAKKEKLLLTNQLEMEKMKVEQEKKKCYLAQEALKEKERKAMTYSVGEPPASSTPSLSRSSSISGADNAGLHTSILSQDDSLDHSLSTMTMSVSMSGTNLYEAARLSGGSNIIENLQSQLKLREGEIAQLQLEISSLERSRSVMAEELVRLTNQNDDMEEKVKEIPKLKVQLKDLEQRHNTILQMYGEKAEEAEELRLDLEDVKNMYKTQIDELLQNQK, encoded by the exons ATGAGTTGGTTCAACGCATCTCATCTGTCCAGCTTCGCTAAACAAGCTTTAACATCAGCTCAGAAGTCAATCGACCGAGTTCTGGACATCAAAGATGAGGACCAATGGAGTGACACAGTTGTAATGCCCTATGATG ATGTCACCTTACCTGGAAAGCTGTCATTAAGTGGAGGTTGGGGTTTGACACAGTGGGAAGCACCACCTGAAGAAAAGACcaccactcctcctccttcctctgaggCCATTACTACTCCTGTCACCCGCACAGTTGTGGATGAATCCGAAAACTTTTTCAGTGCCTTTCTGCCACCTGGAGACGTACAAGGTGTCACCAAATCCCAGGTAGTGTCTGTGCCCCCTGCTAAGTCTCAAAGGCGGCCTCAGGAGAAGGAAAAGATAAACAATGAGGACGTGGTCCAAAATGAAGTGGAGACTCTGAAGTCAGCACCTGCTGATACAAGTCATGAGAGTCAGACGGTTGCCGAGAGCCAGCCAGCTGAGCTGGAGTCCTCACCGGCAGCACCTTATGCAGACACTGTCCTCCTGGAGGCAGTTTCTCCTGTCGATTCTCCTTCCAGTGATCTTCCTAGTAACTCTGACAGCAAAATAAGCATTGTAAAACCAGATGTTGGTTCCACAGATTCTGTGGACGCAAAAACAGAGGAGTCACAGATTCCATCTGAGAACCAGGCTGAGCAGGATACTACAGATTCCTCTGAACGTTCTGCCGTCACTGAACCCAAGATCTCCACCCCTTCTGATCCTTCACCCTCCCCGTCCTCTAAGGAAGCACTCACAGAGCATAAAGACTCAAAGGTAGAGGACCGTCAAAATGATACCCCCTCTCCTCCAGTCAGCGCTTTCTCCTCAGGAACCTCCACCACCAGTGACATTGAAGTGCTGGACCATGAGTCTGTTTTAAGTGAGAGCTCAGCTAGCTCCAGACAAGAAACAGGGGAGGGCAAGGCTGGCCTTCACCTGATGCAGGGCTCCTTCCAGCTCCTCACAGCCTCCACCTGTGGAGATTTCCCACGTCTGGAGGACTATTCTAAACTCACAGAGAGCTGCGGCTCCTCCTCAGACGCATTTGAGCGCATAGATTCATTCAGTGTGCAGTCACTGGACAGCCGGAGTGTCAGCGAGGTTAACTCAGATGATGAGATCCCCGGCAGTCGGACACTAGCATCTGTCACTGCAGGCCCTGCTCCTTTAACAGTGTCATCAGTGTGTCAGAAGCAGGAAGATGGAGTGGTGGGGAAtgttggagaggaggaggaagaggaggaggaagaggaagaggaagaggaagaggaagagggctTTACTGAAACAATGAGGGAGCAGTCGATGGATGAGATGGAGGAGAGTGGACGGAGTGCAACGCCTGTTAATAGTGAGCAGCCTGAAGAGTTGTCAGAGCAGGAACAGGGTTCTGAGGCTAACATCACACTGTGTGATCCCACGTCCAAAGCTGAAGAACAGATCACTCCACCAATCACAGAAGAGATGAAAGGTTTCTCAACAGTTCAGATTTTGGAGCTTCAAAAG GTCATTGATGAGCTGTCAGGCCGCCTTGAGAAGAGAGAGTCTCAGCTGCTAACAGTCAGCAAAGACAAGgccaggctggaggaggagtgtGACAATCTCAAAGA TGAAGTGGTAAGCCTGAAGGAGGAGAGCTCCACTGTTCAGTCCctaaaggatgagttcacccagCGCATAGCAGATGCAGAGAGGAAGGCTCAGCTTGCCTGCAAAGAAAGAGACATAGCCAAGAAG GAAATAAAGGGTTTGCGAGAAGAGCTTTCTACTAGACTTAACTCCAGTGATACATTGGAGATCATcagagagaaggaagagcaGATCCGAGGCCTGCTGGAAGAAG GTGAAAAGCTGTCCaagcagcagctgcaacacagcAACATCATCAAGAAACTGCGtgtgaaggagaaggagagcgaCACCAAGATCACCAAGCTACAGAAGAAAATCAAGGAGCAGGACGAGGAGCTCAGGCAGTTGCAGCAG GTTCTAGATgggaaggaggaggtggagaaacagCACAGGGAGAACATCAAGAAGCTGAACACCGTGGTGGAACGgcaggagaaggagctgagCAGGCTGCAGACTGActctgaggagctgcaggagaagaaCAGGAGCCTGCAGGCTGCTCTAGACAACTCTTACAA GGAGCTGGGAGAACTTCACAAGGTGAACGCCAGCAGAGCCAGTGAGGCTGAAGAAGCAGCTCTTAGCAGGGACACACAGGCCAAGGAGCAGCTGAGCCTGGCTCTTGAAAAGGCCCAGGAGGAGGCCAGGCTTCAACAGGAGGCCCTGGCTGATCAG GTTGCTGACCTGAGACTGGCTCTACAGAGGGCTGAGCAACAGCAAGCGAGGAAAGAAGATTATTTGAGGGAGGAGATTagtgagctgcagcag AGGCTTCAGGAGGCAGAGACAAGGAACCAGGAACTCAGTCAGAGTGTTACCTCGGCAACACGGCCCTTACTGCGACAGATTGAGAACCTACAGGCTTCGTTGGGTGGACAGACGGCATCCTGGGAAAAACTGGAGAAGAACATCTCTGATAGGCTAG CGGACGCTCAGACACAGCTGGCGGTTGCTGTGGAGAAGGAACGGTCAGCGACAGAAGAACTGCTCTCTATCAGGTCCCAGTTGGCCTCTCTGGAGTCCCAGAATTCCCTGGTCCGCCAGGAGAAGGCTCGACTGCTGGCACAGCTGGAGGCTGAGAAGAACAAGAAAGAGAAACTGGAGGATGAGAGCAACAG GGAGCACGTTGAGCTGGAAAATCTGCGAGGAGAACACAACCGGATGCTAGAGgatgcaaagaaagaaaag ctgctgctgaccaATCAATTAGAGATGGAGAAGATGAAGGtggagcaggagaagaagaagtgctACTTAGCACAAGAGGCACTCAAGGAGAAG GAGCGGAAGGCCATGACCTACTCTGTAGGCGAGCCCCCAGCCTCCTCCACACCCTCCCTGTCTCGCTCCAGCTCCATCAGTGGGGCAGATAATGCTGGTCTGCACACTTCTATTCTTTCCCAG GATGACTCTTTAGACCATTCACTCAGCACCATGACCATGTCTGTGTCGATGAGCGGGACCAACCTGTACGAGGCCGCCAGGCTGTCTGGAGGCTCCAACATCATAGAGAATCTCCAGTCTCAGCTCAAACtcagagaaggagagatagCACAGCTGCAG CTCGAGATCTCCAGCCTCGAGAGGAGTCGTTCAGTGATGGCAGAAGAGCTGGTCCGACTCACCAATCAAAACGATGATATGGAGGAGAAGGTGAAGGAGATCCCCAAGTTGAAAGTTCAACTCAAG GATCTGGAGCAGAGGCACAACACCATCCTGCAGATGTATGGAGAAAAGGCTGAAGAGGCCGAGGAGCTGAGACTGGATCTCGAAGATGTGAAGAACATGTACAAAACCCAGATAGATGAACTGCTGCAGAACcagaaataa
- the uba3 gene encoding NEDD8-activating enzyme E1 catalytic subunit isoform X3, with translation MADADEPMVVDGGHGHNCEWEGRWNHVKKFLERSGPFTHPDFEPSTESLQFMLDTCKILVIGAGGLGCELLKDLALSGFRNIHVVDMDTIDISNLNRQFLFRGKDVGRPKADVAADFINSRIPGCCVVPHFKKIQDLDETFYRQFHIIVCGLDSVVARRWMNGMLLSLLVYEDGVLDPGSIIPLIDGGTEGFKGNARVILPGMTACIDCTLELYPPQVNFPMCTIASMPRLPEHCIEYVRMLLWPKEKPFGDGVVLDGDDPEHIQWVYQRSLERAAEFNITGVTYRLTQGVVKRIIPAVASTNAVIAAACATEVFKIASSAFIPLNNYMVFNDVEGLYTYTFEAERKENCSACSQVPLDLHLSPSSKLQEVLDYLTESASLQMKSPAITATVEGKNKTLYLQSVASIEQRTRPNLSKTLKELGLADGQELAVADVTTPQTMLFRLCFTS, from the exons ATGGCGGACGCGGATGAGCC GATGGTGGTTGATGGAGGACATGGACATAACTGTGAGTGGGAGGGTCGATGGAACCACGTCAAAAAGTTTCTGGAAAGATCGGGACCCTTCACACATCCTGACTTTGAACCCAGCACAGAG TCATTGCAGTTTATGTTAGATACCTGCAAAATCCTGGTCATTGGTGCTGGAGGCCTGGGATGTGAGCTTCTGAAAGACCTG GCTTTATCTGGCTTTCGCAACATTCATGTTGTTGACATGGACACCATTGACATTTCAAACCTGAATCGACAGTTCCTCTTTAG GGGAAAAGATGTAGGTCGGCCCAAGGCAGACGTTGCAGCTGATTTCATCAACAGCCGCATACCTGGATGCTGTGTAGTCCC ACATTTTAAGAAAATTCAAGACTTAGATGAAACGTTCTACAGAC AGTTCCATATAATTGTGTGTGGACTAGACTCTGTAGTTGCCAGGAGGTGGATGAATGGTATGCTG CTGTCTTTGCTGGTGTATGAGGATGGTGTGTTGGACCCAGGTTCCATCATTCCTCTGATTGATGGTGGGACCGAAGGCTTTAAAGGCAACGCCAGAGTCATTCTCCCTGGTATGACCGCCTGCATCGACTGTACCCTTGAGCTTTATCCTCCTCAG GTCAACTTCCCCATGTGCACAATCGCCTCCATGCCTCGTTTGCCGGAACATTGCATTGAGTATGTCCGGATGCTGCTGTGGCCCAAGGAGAAACCCTTTGGAG ATGGTGTTGTCCTGGATGGAGATGACCCAGAGCACATCCAGTGGGTGTACCAGAGATCTCTGGAGAGGGCAGCAGAGTTCAACATAACAGGAGTCACATACAGACTAACCCAGG GTGTTGTTAAGAGGATAATTCCAGCCGTAGCGTCTACGAATGCTGTCATAGCTG CTGCTTGCGCAACCGAGGTCTTCAAAATAGCATCAAG TGCCTTCATACCTCTTAATAACTACATGGTCTTTAATGACGTTGAAGGCCTGTACACCTACACTTTTGAAGCAGAACGGAAG GAAAACTGTTCAGCCTGCAGCCAAGTACCTCTGGACTTGCACCTTTCTCCATCTTCCAAACTCCAGGAGGTGTTGGACTACCTGACTGAGAGTGCCTCTCT aCAAATGAAATCACCGGCTATAACAGCAACAGTAGAaggaaagaacaaaacattatatttacaG tctgTTGCATCAATTGAGCAGAGGACGCGGCCAAATCTGTCAAAAACGCTGAAGG AGCTGGGGCTGGCTGACGGGCAAGAGCTGGCTGTAGCTGATGTCACCACACCCCAGACCATGTTGTTCAGACTCTGCTTTACCTCATAG
- the uba3 gene encoding NEDD8-activating enzyme E1 catalytic subunit isoform X5, which yields MVVDGGHGHNCEWEGRWNHVKKFLERSGPFTHPDFEPSTESLQFMLDTCKILVIGAGGLGCELLKDLALSGFRNIHVVDMDTIDISNLNRQFLFRGKDVGRPKADVAADFINSRIPGCCVVPHFKKIQDLDETFYRQFHIIVCGLDSVVARRWMNGMLLSLLVYEDGVLDPGSIIPLIDGGTEGFKGNARVILPGMTACIDCTLELYPPQVNFPMCTIASMPRLPEHCIEYVRMLLWPKEKPFGDGVVLDGDDPEHIQWVYQRSLERAAEFNITGVTYRLTQGVVKRIIPAVASTNAVIAAACATEVFKIASSAFIPLNNYMVFNDVEGLYTYTFEAERKENCSACSQVPLDLHLSPSSKLQEVLDYLTESASLQMKSPAITATVEGKNKTLYLQSVASIEQRTRPNLSKTLKELGLADGQELAVADVTTPQTMLFRLCFTS from the exons ATGGTGGTTGATGGAGGACATGGACATAACTGTGAGTGGGAGGGTCGATGGAACCACGTCAAAAAGTTTCTGGAAAGATCGGGACCCTTCACACATCCTGACTTTGAACCCAGCACAGAG TCATTGCAGTTTATGTTAGATACCTGCAAAATCCTGGTCATTGGTGCTGGAGGCCTGGGATGTGAGCTTCTGAAAGACCTG GCTTTATCTGGCTTTCGCAACATTCATGTTGTTGACATGGACACCATTGACATTTCAAACCTGAATCGACAGTTCCTCTTTAG GGGAAAAGATGTAGGTCGGCCCAAGGCAGACGTTGCAGCTGATTTCATCAACAGCCGCATACCTGGATGCTGTGTAGTCCC ACATTTTAAGAAAATTCAAGACTTAGATGAAACGTTCTACAGAC AGTTCCATATAATTGTGTGTGGACTAGACTCTGTAGTTGCCAGGAGGTGGATGAATGGTATGCTG CTGTCTTTGCTGGTGTATGAGGATGGTGTGTTGGACCCAGGTTCCATCATTCCTCTGATTGATGGTGGGACCGAAGGCTTTAAAGGCAACGCCAGAGTCATTCTCCCTGGTATGACCGCCTGCATCGACTGTACCCTTGAGCTTTATCCTCCTCAG GTCAACTTCCCCATGTGCACAATCGCCTCCATGCCTCGTTTGCCGGAACATTGCATTGAGTATGTCCGGATGCTGCTGTGGCCCAAGGAGAAACCCTTTGGAG ATGGTGTTGTCCTGGATGGAGATGACCCAGAGCACATCCAGTGGGTGTACCAGAGATCTCTGGAGAGGGCAGCAGAGTTCAACATAACAGGAGTCACATACAGACTAACCCAGG GTGTTGTTAAGAGGATAATTCCAGCCGTAGCGTCTACGAATGCTGTCATAGCTG CTGCTTGCGCAACCGAGGTCTTCAAAATAGCATCAAG TGCCTTCATACCTCTTAATAACTACATGGTCTTTAATGACGTTGAAGGCCTGTACACCTACACTTTTGAAGCAGAACGGAAG GAAAACTGTTCAGCCTGCAGCCAAGTACCTCTGGACTTGCACCTTTCTCCATCTTCCAAACTCCAGGAGGTGTTGGACTACCTGACTGAGAGTGCCTCTCT aCAAATGAAATCACCGGCTATAACAGCAACAGTAGAaggaaagaacaaaacattatatttacaG tctgTTGCATCAATTGAGCAGAGGACGCGGCCAAATCTGTCAAAAACGCTGAAGG AGCTGGGGCTGGCTGACGGGCAAGAGCTGGCTGTAGCTGATGTCACCACACCCCAGACCATGTTGTTCAGACTCTGCTTTACCTCATAG